A single window of Streptomyces xanthii DNA harbors:
- a CDS encoding ABC-F family ATP-binding cassette domain-containing protein — protein MITASGIELRAGARILIENASFRVAKGDRIGLVGRNGAGKTTLTKCLAGEGIPAGGTISRSGEVGYLPQDPRTGDLDVLARDRILSARGLDVLMRKMRENEQRIATGTGATQAKALRQYERQETEFLTKGGYAAEAEAATIAAALNLPDRVLGQPLHTLSGGQRRRIELARILFSDADTLLLDEPTNHLDADSIIWLRDYLKTYSGGFIVISHDVDLVETVVNKVFYLDANRSTIDVYNMGWKLYQQQREADEKRRKRERQNAEKKAATLNAQADKMRAKATKTVAAQNMAKRADKLLAGLEEVRQSDKVAKLRFPEPSPCGKTPLMAEGLSKSYGSLEIFTDVDLAIDKGSRVVILGLNGAGKTTLLKLLGGAEKPDTGQVIEGHGLKLGYYAQEHETLDPERTVLENMRSAAPDLDLVQVRKTLGSFLFSGDDVDKPAGVLSGGEKTRLALATLVVSSANVLLLDEPTNNLDPASREEILGALRTYKGAVVLVTHDEGAVDALQPERIILLPDGIEDLWGQGYADLVALA, from the coding sequence GTGATCACCGCCTCCGGCATCGAACTGCGCGCCGGCGCCCGCATCCTCATCGAGAACGCCAGCTTCCGTGTCGCCAAGGGCGACCGCATCGGCCTGGTCGGCCGCAACGGGGCGGGCAAGACCACCCTCACCAAGTGCCTGGCCGGCGAGGGCATCCCGGCCGGCGGCACCATCAGCCGCTCCGGTGAGGTCGGCTACCTGCCGCAGGACCCGCGCACCGGCGACCTCGACGTCCTGGCCCGCGACCGCATCCTGTCCGCCCGCGGCCTCGACGTCCTGATGCGCAAGATGCGGGAGAACGAGCAGCGGATCGCGACCGGCACCGGCGCCACCCAGGCCAAGGCCCTGCGCCAGTACGAGCGCCAGGAGACCGAGTTCCTCACCAAGGGCGGGTACGCCGCCGAGGCCGAGGCCGCCACGATCGCCGCCGCGCTCAACCTCCCGGACCGTGTGCTCGGTCAGCCCCTGCACACCCTCTCCGGTGGTCAGCGCCGCCGCATCGAGCTGGCCCGCATCCTGTTCTCGGACGCGGACACCCTGCTCCTCGACGAGCCGACCAACCACCTCGACGCCGACTCCATCATCTGGCTGCGGGACTACCTGAAGACGTACAGCGGCGGCTTCATCGTGATCTCCCACGACGTCGACCTCGTCGAGACGGTCGTCAACAAGGTCTTCTACCTGGACGCCAACCGCTCCACGATCGACGTCTACAACATGGGCTGGAAGCTCTACCAGCAGCAGCGCGAGGCCGACGAGAAGCGCCGCAAGCGCGAGCGTCAGAACGCGGAGAAGAAGGCCGCGACGCTGAACGCGCAGGCCGACAAGATGCGCGCCAAGGCGACCAAGACCGTCGCCGCGCAGAACATGGCCAAGCGCGCCGACAAGCTCCTCGCCGGTCTCGAGGAGGTCCGCCAGTCCGACAAGGTCGCCAAGCTGCGCTTCCCCGAGCCCTCGCCGTGCGGCAAGACGCCGCTCATGGCCGAGGGCCTGTCGAAGTCGTACGGCTCCCTGGAGATCTTCACCGACGTCGACCTGGCCATCGACAAGGGCTCCCGCGTCGTCATCCTCGGCCTCAACGGCGCGGGCAAGACGACCCTGCTCAAGCTCCTCGGCGGCGCCGAGAAGCCCGACACCGGCCAGGTCATCGAGGGCCACGGCCTCAAGCTCGGCTACTACGCGCAGGAGCACGAGACCCTCGACCCGGAGCGCACGGTCCTGGAGAACATGCGCTCCGCCGCCCCCGACCTCGACCTGGTCCAGGTGCGCAAGACGCTCGGCTCGTTCCTGTTCTCCGGCGACGACGTCGACAAGCCGGCCGGAGTCCTCTCCGGCGGCGAGAAGACCCGACTGGCCCTGGCCACCCTCGTCGTCTCCTCGGCCAACGTGCTGCTCCTCGACGAGCCGACGAACAACCTGGACCCGGCCAGCCGCGAGGAGATCCTCGGCGCGCTGCGCACCTACAAGGGCGCGGTCGTCCTCGTCACGCACGACGAGGGCGCCGTCGACGCCCTCCAGCCGGAGCGGATCATCCTGCTGCCGGACGGCATCGAGGACCTGTGGGGCCAGGGCTACGCGGACCTCGTCGCCCTCGCCTGA
- a CDS encoding helix-turn-helix domain-containing protein, whose translation MAETLKKGSRVTGAARDKLAADLKKKYDSGASIRALAEETGRSYGFVHRMLSESGVALRGRGGATRGKKAAAS comes from the coding sequence GTGGCCGAGACTCTGAAGAAGGGCAGCCGGGTGACCGGCGCCGCGCGCGACAAGCTCGCGGCAGACCTGAAGAAAAAGTACGACTCCGGTGCGAGCATCCGAGCGCTGGCCGAGGAGACCGGCCGCTCGTATGGCTTCGTGCACCGGATGCTGAGCGAGTCCGGGGTCGCGCTGCGAGGTCGCGGCGGGGCCACGCGAGGAAAGAAGGCCGCGGCGAGCTGA
- a CDS encoding enoyl-CoA hydratase/isomerase family protein, with the protein MTKTAPLLDKDGVQLIVDDTIATVTLTNPDKRNAQSPALWRALVEAGRSLPGSVRVVVLRGEGKSFSAGLDRQAFTPEGFDGEPSFIDLARGGEELLDSTIAEYQDAFTWLRRGDILSVAAVQGHAIGAGFQLALSCDLRVVADDVQFSMRETSLGLVPDLTGTHPLVGLVGYARALEICVTGRYVHADEAVRSGLANVAVPGDQLEDATRDLVAALVAAPRDAVIETKVLLQGAAGRTLDEQRVAERAAQGRRLRDLAGLGD; encoded by the coding sequence ATGACCAAGACCGCACCCCTGCTCGACAAGGACGGCGTCCAGCTCATCGTCGACGACACGATCGCCACGGTGACGCTGACCAACCCGGACAAGCGCAACGCCCAGAGTCCCGCGCTGTGGCGGGCGTTGGTCGAGGCCGGGCGTTCCCTGCCGGGTTCCGTGCGGGTGGTCGTGCTGCGCGGTGAGGGCAAGTCCTTCTCCGCCGGCCTGGACCGTCAGGCGTTCACGCCCGAGGGGTTCGACGGCGAGCCGTCCTTCATCGACCTGGCCCGCGGCGGCGAGGAGTTGCTCGACTCCACCATCGCCGAGTACCAGGACGCTTTCACCTGGCTGCGCCGCGGCGACATCCTCTCCGTGGCCGCGGTCCAGGGACACGCGATCGGCGCGGGCTTCCAGCTCGCGCTCTCCTGCGACCTGCGCGTCGTCGCCGACGACGTGCAGTTCTCCATGCGGGAGACCAGCCTCGGGCTCGTCCCCGACCTCACCGGCACGCATCCGCTCGTCGGCCTGGTCGGATACGCCCGCGCGCTTGAGATCTGCGTGACCGGGCGCTACGTCCACGCCGACGAGGCCGTGCGCAGCGGCCTCGCCAACGTCGCCGTGCCCGGTGACCAGCTCGAGGACGCCACGCGTGACCTCGTCGCCGCGCTCGTCGCCGCGCCCCGCGACGCCGTCATCGAGACCAAGGTGCTCCTTCAGGGCGCCGCCGGTCGCACCCTCGACGAGCAGCGCGTCGCCGAGCGCGCCGCGCAGGGCCGCCGGCTGCGCGACCTGGCGGGCCTCGGCGACTGA
- a CDS encoding Asp23/Gls24 family envelope stress response protein: protein MTADHWTQAVRQHLGLGRLLPLGGPGDGAWIAEPAAGAVLRRSVDDLPGLRLGALRLSLADTGTAYEAGVPAPPSALPPGPLRIVAECAAAPDEPLPGAAGRLRTALARAADSGLGLVVAEIDVRVTELLEPGATPASARREQPRTPEEKPPPGADTSGGGNGNGDAGRVADAARAVPGVARLTGALGGLGRPVHIEERAQGRQGEAALPRRHVRVELAVARGARALDVARAVREAVTTALPDRPTVAVLVTESAD from the coding sequence ATGACCGCTGACCACTGGACACAGGCCGTACGACAGCACCTGGGACTGGGGCGGCTGCTGCCGCTCGGCGGGCCCGGCGACGGGGCGTGGATCGCGGAGCCGGCCGCCGGGGCGGTACTGCGCCGGTCGGTGGACGACCTGCCCGGGCTGCGCCTCGGCGCCCTGCGCCTGTCCCTCGCCGACACCGGCACGGCGTACGAGGCGGGGGTGCCGGCCCCGCCGAGCGCGCTGCCGCCGGGACCGCTGCGGATCGTCGCGGAGTGCGCGGCGGCGCCGGACGAGCCGCTGCCCGGGGCCGCCGGGCGGCTGCGGACGGCGCTGGCCCGGGCGGCGGACAGCGGCCTCGGACTGGTCGTGGCCGAGATCGACGTACGGGTGACGGAGCTGCTCGAACCGGGGGCTACGCCGGCTTCGGCGCGGCGGGAGCAGCCTCGGACACCGGAAGAGAAGCCGCCGCCCGGTGCGGACACGAGCGGGGGCGGGAACGGGAACGGCGACGCGGGCCGGGTCGCCGACGCGGCACGCGCGGTGCCGGGCGTGGCGCGGCTGACCGGCGCCCTCGGCGGTCTCGGCCGCCCGGTCCACATCGAGGAGCGGGCGCAGGGGCGGCAGGGCGAGGCCGCCCTGCCCCGCCGTCATGTGCGGGTGGAACTCGCGGTGGCCCGGGGGGCCCGCGCGCTGGACGTGGCGCGGGCGGTCCGGGAGGCCGTGACGACGGCGCTCCCGGACCGCCCGACGGTCGCGGTGCTGGTGACGGAGAGCGCGGACTGA
- a CDS encoding Asp23/Gls24 family envelope stress response protein produces the protein MSDTTQRPGDAPTASTGKSSMTKRGGGDPGGRGKTTIADGVVEKIAGLAARDVDGVHAMGSGLSRTFGAVRDRVPGGGTKSVSRGVKAEVGELQTALDLEIVVEYGVSIADTARDVRENVINAVERMTGLEVVEVNIAVSDVKLPDEEDEEPESRLQ, from the coding sequence ATGAGTGACACCACGCAGAGGCCGGGCGACGCGCCCACGGCATCGACCGGGAAGAGCAGCATGACCAAGAGGGGTGGTGGTGACCCCGGTGGCCGGGGGAAGACCACCATCGCCGACGGAGTCGTCGAGAAGATCGCCGGACTGGCCGCACGCGACGTCGACGGCGTGCACGCGATGGGCAGCGGCCTGTCCCGCACGTTCGGCGCCGTACGCGACCGCGTACCGGGCGGCGGCACGAAATCCGTGTCCCGCGGCGTCAAGGCCGAGGTCGGCGAGCTCCAGACCGCCCTCGACCTGGAGATCGTCGTCGAGTACGGCGTCTCCATCGCCGACACCGCACGCGACGTGCGGGAGAACGTGATCAACGCCGTCGAGCGCATGACCGGCCTCGAGGTCGTCGAGGTGAACATCGCCGTCAGCGACGTGAAGCTGCCGGACGAGGAGGACGAGGAACCGGAGTCACGACTCCAGTGA
- a CDS encoding Asp23/Gls24 family envelope stress response protein translates to MAAQVAPAERGATRIADRVVAKIAAYAAREALDVVPADGAPPHATVTVHHDTARVHVSVELEYPLDIGAQCAAVRRQVAERVRTLAGMEVPEVAVEVERLHSAHTRGTDRGRIR, encoded by the coding sequence ATGGCGGCACAGGTCGCCCCCGCCGAGCGCGGCGCGACCCGGATCGCCGACCGGGTCGTCGCGAAGATCGCCGCGTACGCGGCGCGTGAGGCGCTCGACGTCGTCCCCGCGGACGGGGCACCCCCGCACGCCACGGTGACCGTCCACCACGACACGGCCCGCGTCCACGTCAGTGTCGAACTCGAGTATCCGCTGGACATCGGTGCCCAGTGCGCCGCCGTGCGTCGCCAAGTCGCGGAACGGGTAAGGACGTTGGCGGGGATGGAGGTCCCCGAGGTGGCCGTCGAGGTGGAGCGGCTGCACTCGGCGCACACCCGCGGAACGGACCGGGGGAGGATCCGATGA
- a CDS encoding DUF6286 domain-containing protein, whose amino-acid sequence MSEPTEAPPVAEREGAEHLDQSASAASYTGQPTLDGEDRTRRFWSARRVPAALCAVVLLGGTGILLYDIAAVRAGRPAMEWRRSLARELAERPLDDTAVLVGAGVAAALGLWLLLLAATPGLRAVLPMRRVHADVRAGLHRDAAAMVLRDRAMEVSGVQSVRVRMKRSKVEVRALSHFRPLDDVRADLDAALGEGIRELGLGSVPGLSVHVARPGRKG is encoded by the coding sequence ATGAGCGAACCCACCGAGGCGCCGCCCGTCGCCGAGCGCGAGGGCGCCGAGCACCTGGACCAGTCCGCGTCCGCCGCTTCCTACACCGGGCAGCCCACCCTCGACGGCGAGGACCGCACCCGCCGCTTCTGGTCGGCCCGCCGAGTCCCCGCGGCCCTCTGCGCCGTGGTCCTGCTCGGCGGGACCGGCATCCTCCTCTACGACATCGCCGCCGTACGGGCGGGCCGCCCCGCGATGGAGTGGCGCCGCTCGCTGGCCCGCGAACTCGCCGAGCGGCCCCTCGACGACACCGCCGTGCTGGTCGGCGCCGGCGTCGCCGCGGCCCTCGGTCTCTGGCTCCTCCTGCTCGCCGCGACCCCGGGGCTGCGCGCCGTCCTGCCCATGCGCCGGGTCCACGCCGACGTGCGGGCCGGCCTGCACCGCGACGCCGCCGCGATGGTGCTGCGCGACCGGGCCATGGAGGTCTCGGGCGTGCAGTCGGTACGGGTCCGGATGAAGCGTTCCAAGGTGGAGGTGCGGGCCCTGTCCCACTTCCGTCCACTCGACGACGTACGGGCCGATCTCGACGCCGCGCTCGGCGAGGGCATCCGGGAACTGGGCCTCGGCTCCGTGCCCGGACTCTCCGTGCACGTGGCGCGGCCCGGCAGGAAGGGGTGA
- the amaP gene encoding alkaline shock response membrane anchor protein AmaP — protein MSGVLRTVNRIVLGLLGLVLLLGGGSVLAVGLGVKPPSWWIHSGSDDVLLSVADRDRWRDEGWWWPTVIAVLGVVVLLALWWLVAQLRRRRLTEVLVDTGDGEGALLRGRAMEQVLCGAAEALEGVDHAGVMLTGRRNAPRARVRLRLEPHAGPGEALRVLSEEAVGQARESAGLDSLPAEVRLRAVKHRAERVS, from the coding sequence GTGAGCGGCGTGCTCAGGACCGTCAACCGGATCGTGCTCGGCCTGCTCGGGCTTGTCCTGCTGCTCGGCGGCGGCTCCGTGCTCGCGGTCGGGCTCGGGGTGAAGCCGCCCTCCTGGTGGATCCACAGCGGCTCCGACGACGTGCTGCTCAGCGTGGCGGACCGGGACCGGTGGCGGGACGAGGGCTGGTGGTGGCCCACGGTCATCGCCGTGCTCGGTGTCGTGGTGCTGCTCGCCCTGTGGTGGCTGGTGGCGCAGCTGCGGCGGCGGCGACTGACCGAGGTGCTCGTCGACACGGGGGACGGGGAGGGGGCGCTGCTGCGCGGCCGCGCGATGGAGCAGGTGCTGTGCGGTGCCGCCGAGGCGCTGGAGGGGGTCGATCACGCGGGCGTCATGCTGACGGGGCGGCGGAACGCTCCGCGGGCGCGGGTGCGGTTGAGGCTGGAGCCGCACGCGGGGCCCGGGGAGGCGTTGCGGGTTCTCTCCGAGGAGGCCGTGGGGCAGGCCCGGGAATCGGCGGGCCTGGACTCGTTGCCCGCGGAGGTTCGTCTCCGGGCGGTCAAGCACCGCGCCGAACGGGTCAGCTAG
- a CDS encoding SDR family oxidoreductase: MDLGLKDRVYVVTGATRGLGNAAARELVADGAKVIITGRDEQRVAEAAEALGPDAHGVAVDNADPQVAERVIEAARERFGRFDGVLVSVGGPAPGFAADATDEQWQSAFESVFLGAVRLARAAAAELGEGGVIGFVLSGSVHEPIPGLTISNGLRPGLAGFAKSLADELGPRGIRVVGLLPARIDTDRVRELDGLSADPEATRLANESRIPLRRYGTPEEFGRAAAFFLSPAASYLTGVMLPVDGGFRHGF; the protein is encoded by the coding sequence ATGGATCTTGGACTGAAGGACCGTGTCTACGTAGTCACCGGCGCGACCCGGGGCCTCGGCAACGCCGCCGCCCGTGAACTGGTCGCCGACGGCGCCAAGGTGATCATCACCGGTCGCGACGAACAGCGGGTCGCCGAGGCCGCGGAGGCGCTCGGGCCCGACGCGCACGGGGTCGCCGTCGACAACGCCGATCCCCAGGTGGCGGAGCGGGTCATCGAGGCCGCGCGCGAGCGGTTCGGGCGGTTCGACGGGGTGCTCGTCAGCGTGGGCGGGCCGGCGCCCGGCTTCGCCGCCGACGCCACGGACGAGCAGTGGCAGTCGGCCTTCGAGTCCGTCTTCCTCGGCGCGGTGCGGCTGGCGCGGGCCGCGGCGGCGGAGCTCGGCGAGGGCGGTGTCATCGGTTTCGTGCTCTCCGGCTCCGTGCACGAGCCGATCCCCGGACTGACCATCTCCAACGGGCTGCGGCCCGGGCTCGCCGGGTTCGCGAAGTCGCTGGCGGACGAGCTGGGGCCGCGCGGGATCCGGGTCGTCGGGCTGCTGCCGGCGCGGATCGACACGGATCGCGTGCGCGAGCTGGACGGGCTCTCGGCGGATCCCGAGGCGACTCGGCTCGCCAATGAGTCGCGGATTCCGCTGCGGCGGTACGGGACTCCGGAGGAGTTCGGGCGGGCCGCCGCGTTCTTCCTCTCGCCGGCCGCCTCCTATCTGACGGGTGTCATGCTCCCGGTCGACGGCGGCTTCCGCCACGGGTTCTGA
- a CDS encoding SURF1 family cytochrome oxidase biogenesis protein, which produces MYRFLLTRQWVILTLVALVLIPTMIRLGIWQMHRYDERTARNQLVTDALDAKPVPAEELTSPGHTVTSKERYHSVTARGSFDTEHEVVVRRRVNADEEVGYHVLTPFVLNDGKVLLVNRGWIPANGPSQTAFPKIPAPPRGELTVTGRLMPDETTEASGIKDLKGLPDRQIMLIDSEREAARLNAKVLGGYVVLTAPDPARNTPELIGKPGHEDAALNYAYAYQWWLFAAAVPVGWVVLLRRELRERRRREEESAQAGADAGEVPAATV; this is translated from the coding sequence GTGTACCGCTTCCTGTTGACCCGGCAGTGGGTGATCCTCACGCTGGTCGCCCTCGTCCTCATCCCCACGATGATCCGGCTGGGCATCTGGCAGATGCACCGCTACGACGAGCGCACCGCCCGCAACCAGCTGGTCACCGACGCGCTCGACGCGAAGCCCGTCCCCGCCGAGGAGCTGACCTCCCCGGGGCACACGGTCACCAGCAAGGAGCGGTACCACTCGGTCACCGCGCGCGGCAGCTTCGACACCGAGCACGAGGTCGTCGTCCGACGCCGCGTCAACGCGGACGAGGAGGTCGGCTACCACGTCCTCACCCCGTTCGTCCTGAACGACGGCAAGGTCCTGCTGGTCAACCGGGGCTGGATCCCCGCGAACGGCCCGAGCCAGACCGCCTTCCCGAAGATCCCGGCCCCGCCGCGCGGCGAGCTGACCGTCACCGGGCGCCTCATGCCCGACGAGACGACCGAGGCCAGCGGCATCAAGGACCTCAAGGGTCTGCCCGACCGGCAGATCATGCTGATCGACAGCGAGCGCGAGGCCGCCCGTCTGAACGCGAAGGTGCTCGGCGGCTACGTCGTGCTGACCGCGCCCGACCCCGCGCGCAACACCCCCGAACTGATCGGGAAGCCCGGCCACGAGGACGCGGCGCTGAACTACGCGTACGCCTACCAGTGGTGGCTGTTCGCCGCCGCGGTTCCCGTGGGCTGGGTCGTCCTGCTCCGCCGCGAGCTGCGGGAGCGGCGCCGCCGCGAGGAGGAATCCGCGCAGGCCGGGGCGGACGCCGGCGAGGTGCCCGCGGCCACGGTCTGA
- a CDS encoding DEDDh family exonuclease yields MLEDRTTAASDTPWPAAYPKGYAVVDVETTGLSKDDRIISAAVYRLDERGEVEDHWYTTVNPERDPGPVWIHGLTTDVLEGSPLFPEIAEEFAARLDGRVLVAHNAVFDWSMIAREYARAKRTAPVRQRLCTIALSKELALPLPNHKLESLAAHFGVVQQHAHHALDDARVLAEAFRPSLRKAAAGNVRLPLLECRPLTEWVDTAGRTPVPRQAQSAYRGGGGTWRPARKRPACPHPNPGRYEPGKPLKQGMRVAFSGDTSVDRELLEDRAVEAGLHVATSLSRLTSLLVTNDPDSYTSKAVKAKQFGTPVVDEAAFGQLLQDVTPADKR; encoded by the coding sequence ATGCTCGAAGACCGTACGACCGCAGCCTCCGACACTCCCTGGCCGGCCGCGTACCCCAAGGGATACGCGGTCGTCGACGTGGAGACCACCGGCCTGTCCAAGGACGACCGGATCATCTCGGCTGCCGTCTACCGTCTGGACGAGCGCGGCGAGGTCGAGGACCACTGGTACACGACGGTGAACCCGGAGCGGGATCCTGGCCCGGTGTGGATCCACGGTCTGACGACGGACGTCCTGGAGGGCTCGCCGCTGTTCCCGGAGATCGCCGAGGAGTTCGCCGCACGGCTCGACGGCCGCGTCCTGGTCGCGCACAACGCGGTGTTCGACTGGTCGATGATCGCCCGCGAGTACGCGCGGGCGAAGCGCACCGCACCCGTGCGCCAGCGGCTGTGCACGATCGCGCTCTCCAAGGAGCTGGCACTGCCGCTGCCCAACCACAAGCTGGAGTCGCTGGCCGCGCACTTCGGTGTCGTGCAGCAGCACGCGCACCACGCCCTCGACGACGCGCGCGTGCTCGCGGAGGCCTTCCGCCCCAGCCTGCGCAAGGCGGCGGCGGGGAACGTGCGCCTGCCGCTGCTGGAGTGCCGCCCCCTCACCGAATGGGTCGACACGGCCGGGCGGACCCCGGTGCCGCGTCAGGCGCAGTCCGCGTACCGGGGCGGCGGGGGCACCTGGCGGCCCGCGCGCAAGCGTCCGGCGTGCCCGCACCCGAACCCGGGGCGCTACGAGCCGGGCAAGCCGCTCAAGCAGGGGATGCGGGTCGCGTTCTCCGGGGACACGTCCGTGGACCGGGAGCTCCTGGAGGACCGCGCGGTCGAGGCGGGCCTGCACGTGGCGACGAGCCTGTCCCGGCTCACCAGCCTCCTGGTGACCAACGACCCGGACTCGTACACCTCGAAGGCCGTGAAGGCGAAGCAGTTCGGTACGCCGGTCGTGGACGAGGCCGCGTTCGGACAGTTGTTGCAGGACGTCACCCCGGCGGACAAGCGCTGA
- a CDS encoding TetR/AcrR family transcriptional regulator produces the protein MARTALTREEVLDTAAGLVRQHGPEALTMRKLAAELGTAVTSIYWHVGNRESLLDALVERTVADLGAIRPRGASPAERVVSVARALRRQLRAHPHLVAMVHERGLTERMFLPAQRALVREVHAAGLRGARAAGAVRAVQFQVVGYVLVERNRERAPVQRPGEEELWDTAAAEGDEALARALAGPVDCDALFTASVRALVKSLLEPGA, from the coding sequence ATGGCACGCACCGCACTCACCCGCGAGGAGGTCCTGGACACGGCCGCGGGGCTGGTCAGGCAGCACGGCCCCGAGGCGCTGACCATGCGCAAGCTGGCGGCCGAGCTGGGCACGGCGGTCACCTCGATCTACTGGCACGTCGGCAACCGCGAGTCGCTGCTGGACGCGCTCGTGGAGCGCACGGTCGCCGACCTCGGCGCGATCCGGCCGCGCGGCGCGAGTCCGGCCGAGCGGGTCGTCTCGGTCGCCCGTGCGCTGCGCCGGCAGCTGCGTGCGCATCCGCACCTCGTGGCGATGGTCCACGAGCGGGGCCTGACCGAGCGGATGTTCCTGCCGGCGCAGCGCGCGCTGGTGCGCGAGGTGCACGCGGCCGGGCTGCGCGGGGCGCGCGCCGCGGGGGCGGTCCGCGCGGTGCAGTTCCAGGTTGTCGGATATGTCCTGGTCGAGCGGAATCGTGAACGGGCTCCCGTGCAGCGGCCCGGCGAGGAGGAGTTGTGGGACACGGCCGCCGCCGAGGGCGACGAGGCGCTCGCCCGCGCGCTCGCCGGGCCGGTGGACTGCGACGCCCTGTTCACCGCGTCCGTACGCGCGCTCGTGAAGTCGCTTCTGGAGCCCGGGGCTTGA
- a CDS encoding acetoacetate decarboxylase family protein yields the protein MARVRYGARSEAEIAAARTASSKLPDIWSTGVVAVWESDPDAVAAVLPPPLKPTARPLVRANISKVDLPGYPLGAGSVAVAAEHGGVEGWYPLVMPMTHERALIGGREVFGEPKKLGEVTVERDGLVVRAALARHGIAFVEVRGAVSGDLPLPEPAQKTDFYFKFLPAVDGSGFDADPVLVHCVRNEKVRKLEAVTGDVVLRESMYDPVADLPVRALVELTIGEKTTDQKGKAVERVSAQALLPYIHQRYDDPQQILDGPPEGSV from the coding sequence ATGGCACGCGTACGGTACGGAGCGCGCAGCGAGGCGGAGATCGCCGCCGCGCGCACCGCGAGCAGCAAGCTTCCCGACATCTGGTCCACCGGCGTGGTCGCCGTGTGGGAGTCCGACCCCGACGCGGTCGCCGCGGTGCTCCCGCCGCCGCTCAAGCCGACCGCCCGGCCCCTGGTCCGGGCCAACATCAGCAAGGTCGACCTGCCCGGCTATCCGCTCGGCGCCGGCTCGGTCGCGGTCGCGGCCGAGCACGGGGGAGTGGAGGGCTGGTATCCGCTGGTCATGCCGATGACCCACGAGCGCGCCCTGATCGGCGGCCGCGAGGTCTTCGGCGAACCCAAGAAGCTCGGCGAGGTCACCGTGGAGCGCGACGGGCTCGTCGTACGGGCCGCGCTCGCCCGGCACGGCATCGCGTTCGTGGAGGTGCGCGGCGCCGTCAGCGGCGACCTGCCGCTGCCCGAGCCCGCGCAGAAGACCGACTTCTACTTCAAGTTCCTGCCCGCGGTGGACGGTTCGGGCTTCGACGCCGACCCGGTCCTCGTGCACTGCGTGCGCAACGAGAAGGTCAGGAAGCTGGAGGCGGTCACCGGCGACGTCGTCCTGCGCGAGTCCATGTACGACCCGGTCGCCGACCTGCCGGTGCGCGCCCTCGTCGAGCTCACCATCGGCGAGAAGACCACCGACCAGAAGGGGAAGGCCGTCGAGCGGGTCAGCGCCCAGGCCCTCCTGCCGTACATCCACCAGCGCTACGACGACCCGCAGCAGATTCTCGACGGGCCGCCCGAGGGGAGTGTGTGA
- a CDS encoding SDR family NAD(P)-dependent oxidoreductase — protein MELREGQVAVVTGAASGIGRAMARRFAADGLRVVLADVEKGALEAAAAELRDEGATVHARVVDVGEREQVVALAEDTYATFGACHVLCNNAGVGSGAEGRMWEHEPNDWKWAFDVNVWGVFHGVQAFVPRMLAGGEPGHVVNTSSGDGGIAPLPTASVYAITKAAVVTLTESLYAHLKAEHARVGASVLFPGPHMLRTGLWESHRNRPDRFAKERPRRTPYRSLDQWEAAMKEAGHEVAFTPVEDVADLVAEGIAADRFWLLPESEHSDRQIRARSQSMLDRANPAYLESFILD, from the coding sequence ATGGAGCTGCGCGAAGGACAGGTCGCCGTCGTCACGGGCGCGGCCAGTGGCATCGGGCGGGCGATGGCGCGGAGGTTCGCCGCCGACGGCCTGAGGGTGGTGCTCGCCGACGTCGAGAAGGGCGCCCTGGAGGCGGCCGCCGCCGAACTGCGCGACGAGGGCGCCACCGTGCACGCGCGCGTGGTCGACGTCGGGGAGCGCGAACAGGTCGTGGCGCTCGCCGAGGACACGTACGCCACCTTCGGCGCCTGCCACGTGCTGTGCAACAACGCGGGCGTCGGTTCCGGCGCCGAGGGCCGCATGTGGGAGCACGAGCCCAACGACTGGAAGTGGGCGTTCGACGTCAACGTGTGGGGCGTCTTCCACGGCGTCCAGGCGTTCGTGCCGCGCATGCTCGCGGGCGGCGAGCCGGGCCACGTCGTCAACACCTCGTCCGGCGACGGCGGCATCGCCCCGCTGCCCACCGCCTCCGTGTACGCGATCACCAAGGCGGCCGTCGTCACCCTCACCGAGTCGCTGTACGCGCACCTGAAGGCGGAGCACGCGCGCGTGGGCGCCTCCGTACTCTTCCCCGGCCCCCACATGCTGCGCACCGGCCTGTGGGAGTCGCACCGCAACCGGCCCGACCGGTTCGCCAAGGAGCGCCCGCGCAGGACGCCGTACCGCAGCCTCGACCAGTGGGAGGCCGCCATGAAGGAGGCCGGTCACGAGGTCGCCTTCACGCCCGTGGAGGACGTGGCGGACCTCGTCGCGGAGGGCATCGCGGCGGACCGCTTCTGGCTGCTCCCCGAGAGCGAGCACAGCGACCGGCAGATCCGGGCGCGCTCGCAGTCGATGCTGGACCGGGCGAACCCGGCGTACCTGGAGAGCTTCATTCTCGACTGA